In the genome of Triticum urartu cultivar G1812 chromosome 5, Tu2.1, whole genome shotgun sequence, one region contains:
- the LOC125506989 gene encoding RING-finger protein MAG2, giving the protein MSISPTESTRGSHPPAPRASNPSPSPRHGTASRRGSRSSPRASAAAPGVGRDGASNDSVGFIGQSVDTSQAVVGFRISGQEDDPYAQEVSDVSECQSSGQGSLGLTVHSGGSVQADVQRLELVGSLEIDHSSDGLQGNGALMASRKNQAVNANYLLNFQYDPISRPQPHGPRTYPPRRQRKIKPYNKDLFLQANFKFVVLDTGNYQIDSMDPDKMLQWEDIICVRYCSPSEVRCPICLESPLCPQITSCGHIYCFPCILHYLLMGKEDYRGECWKKCPLCFMMISAKELTTIFVTQLQHFHIAAKGVQAPPECSLPSWSGNGPPGA; this is encoded by the exons ATGTCCATCTCCCCTACAGAATCCACCAGAGGATCCCACCCGCCCGCTCCGCGCGCCTCGAACCCTAGCCCCAGCCCTCGCCATGGCACCGCCTCTCGCCGCGGCAGTCGCTCTTCCCCTCGGGCCTCTGCCGCCGCGCCTGGCGTCGGCAGGGACGGCGCAAGCAACG ACTCAGTGGGTTTTATCGGACAATCTGTTGATACATCCCAAGCG GTAGTTGGATTTAGAATATCTGGTCAAGAGGATGATCCGTACGCCCAAGAGGTTAGTGATGTTTCTGAATGCCAGTCTTCTGGACAGGGGAGTTTGGGTCTCACAGTGCACAGTGGCGGCTCAGTTCAGGCAGATGTTCAGAGACTTGAGTTGGTGGGGTCCCTAGAGATTGACCATAGTTCTGATGGACTTCAGGGTAATGGAGCTCTGATGGCTTCTAGAAAGAATCAGGCTGTGAATGCAAATTATCTTCTGAATTTCCAGTATGATCCTATTTCTCGACCGCAGCCTCATGGCCCTAGAACATATCCACCGAGAAGGCAAAGGAAGATTAAGCCTTACAACAAGGACTTGTTCCTCCAAGCAAATTTTAAGTTCGTTGTGTTGGATACTGGAAATTATCAGATTGATTCAATGGATCCTGATAAGATGCTCCAGTGGGAAGATATCATCTGTGTAAGATATTGTAGCCCTTCTGAGGTGCGATGTCCAATTTGTTTGGAAAGCCCGCTGTGCCCGCAGATTACATCATGCGGTCATATCTATTGCTTTCCATGCATTTTGCATTATTTACTAATGGGTAAAGAGGATTACAGaggtgagtgctggaagaagTGCCCACTGTGTTTCATGATGATATCTGCAAAAGAGTTGACCACCATCTTTGTCACTCAACTTCAGCATTTCCATATTG